A genomic stretch from Syntrophaceae bacterium includes:
- a CDS encoding HAD-IA family hydrolase, with protein MMEADLLIFDLDGTLVSSGGDIAASVNATLRRLGLPERPAGEILRFVGDGVRLLIERSLGGLDGGRFDEALEIFGAHYREHMLDTTRPYPGIEEALRHFAGKRKVILTNKRHAFARPIADALGLAEHFDEVIGADSTPYTKPDLRLLDLVTRRFGVLPGRTAVIGDGVNDVLLARNGGALSCAYLNGLTPRDSLLALNPDCTYEDPAELVTLLR; from the coding sequence ATGATGGAAGCAGACTTGTTGATCTTTGACCTCGACGGCACGCTCGTGTCCTCCGGGGGAGACATCGCCGCCTCGGTGAACGCCACCCTCCGGCGCCTGGGCCTGCCGGAGAGGCCCGCCGGGGAGATTCTCCGGTTCGTCGGCGACGGGGTGCGCCTGTTGATCGAACGCAGCCTGGGCGGACTGGACGGCGGGCGTTTCGACGAGGCACTGGAGATTTTCGGCGCCCATTATAGGGAGCACATGCTGGACACGACCCGCCCGTACCCCGGCATCGAGGAGGCACTCCGCCACTTCGCGGGCAAGCGCAAGGTGATCCTGACGAACAAGCGACACGCCTTCGCCCGTCCCATCGCGGACGCCCTGGGGCTTGCGGAACATTTCGACGAGGTGATCGGTGCCGACAGTACCCCCTACACGAAGCCCGATCTCCGCCTGCTGGACCTGGTGACCCGGCGTTTCGGCGTCCTGCCGGGACGGACGGCGGTCATCGGGGACGGCGTCAACGACGTTCTCCTGGCCAGGAACGGCGGGGCCTTGAGCTGCGCTTACCTGAACGGCCTGACCCCCCGGGACTCGCTCCTGGCCCTGAATCCCGACTGTACTTACGAGGATCCGGCGGAGCTCGTGACACTGCTCCGCTGA
- the tilS gene encoding tRNA lysidine(34) synthetase TilS, with protein MDPFLRRISRTIDRHAMIGDGERVLVAVSGGADSVALLEALCRLAGRRKWTLSAAHLNHGLRGMEADRDESFVRTLAHRTGVPLACRRLEPGSLRERQGRSLEEAARDARYGFLRDAAESSGAGRIALGHHRGDQAETVLMNLIGGAGIDGLKGMLPVRDGLYVRPLLFTPRREIDEFLEREGLPFREDATNRDQRFLRNRIRRDLLPHLAARYNRRTEEGLARLADIARRENDFLERAVREALERLGLERTGSPVEMVLDDLAGLHPALRYRIVKTLLDGLAAGRRVGHGHAEAVLALAEGLRPQGVLHLPGGVTAVREYGRLLLWTRVPENAGYEYPVAVPGRIAIPEAGCRLHVSLADPPWETGTGRVALFDAEKVALPLAVRAARPGDRIRPLGLGGTKKLQDVFTDRKVPRSRRSVAPVLEDRGGILWVAGICRDDRARVTEETQHALRVEIEETPPDAPPSQSV; from the coding sequence ATGGACCCGTTCCTGCGCAGGATTTCCCGGACCATCGACCGCCATGCCATGATCGGGGATGGTGAGCGGGTTCTGGTGGCCGTCTCCGGCGGTGCCGACTCGGTGGCCCTCCTGGAGGCGCTCTGCCGTCTCGCCGGCCGCCGGAAATGGACGCTGTCGGCGGCCCACCTCAATCACGGCCTTCGAGGCATGGAGGCGGACCGGGACGAATCGTTCGTGAGGACCCTGGCGCACCGGACGGGGGTGCCCCTGGCCTGCCGGCGCCTGGAGCCGGGGAGCCTGCGGGAACGCCAGGGGCGGTCCCTCGAGGAAGCGGCCCGGGACGCCCGCTACGGTTTTCTCCGGGATGCCGCCGAATCGTCGGGCGCCGGCCGGATCGCCCTGGGCCATCACCGCGGGGACCAGGCGGAGACGGTCCTCATGAACCTGATCGGGGGAGCCGGCATCGACGGCCTGAAGGGCATGCTGCCCGTCCGGGACGGCCTTTATGTGCGCCCGCTCCTGTTCACTCCCCGGAGGGAGATCGACGAATTCCTGGAGAGGGAAGGACTCCCCTTCCGGGAGGACGCGACAAACCGGGACCAGCGGTTTCTCAGGAACCGGATCCGGCGGGACCTCCTGCCGCATCTTGCCGCCCGTTACAACCGCCGGACCGAGGAGGGGCTGGCCCGGCTGGCGGACATCGCCCGCCGGGAGAACGATTTCCTGGAGCGGGCCGTCCGGGAGGCTCTGGAGCGGCTCGGCCTGGAGCGAACCGGGTCGCCTGTCGAAATGGTCCTGGACGACCTGGCGGGCCTGCACCCGGCGCTACGGTACCGGATCGTGAAGACTCTCCTGGACGGCCTGGCTGCGGGTCGGAGGGTGGGCCACGGGCACGCGGAGGCGGTGCTGGCCCTGGCGGAAGGCCTCCGGCCCCAGGGGGTGCTCCATCTTCCAGGCGGCGTCACGGCCGTCCGGGAATACGGCAGGCTGCTCCTCTGGACCCGGGTTCCGGAAAACGCCGGATATGAATATCCCGTGGCCGTGCCGGGACGGATCGCCATTCCCGAGGCGGGATGCCGCCTCCATGTCTCACTGGCTGACCCTCCATGGGAGACGGGAACCGGCCGGGTTGCGCTGTTCGATGCGGAGAAGGTCGCCTTACCCCTGGCGGTCAGGGCCGCACGTCCCGGGGACCGCATCCGCCCCCTTGGGCTCGGGGGGACGAAAAAGCTCCAGGACGTGTTCACCGACCGGAAGGTTCCCCGGTCCCGTCGATCCGTCGCACCGGTTCTCGAGGATCGCGGGGGAATCCTCTGGGTGGCGGGCATCTGCCGCGACGACCGGGCCCGGGTGACGGAGGAGACGCAACACGCCCTCCGGGTGGAGATCGAGGAGACACCGCCGGATGCGCCGCCATCGCAAAGTGTTTGA
- a CDS encoding ATP-dependent metallopeptidase FtsH/Yme1/Tma family protein: MNPLQKNIALWLIISLVFVLLYHMFSQPKGGQETLIYSRFIAQVDAGNVSEVTVQGDNITGKYKDGKTSFKTFAPKDESLIPRLQAKGVQIAAKPVEDSPWYMTILISWFPMILLIGVWIFFMRQMQSGGGKAMAFGKSRARLVTDKTKKVTFADVAGIDEAKEELTEVISFLKDPKKFTRLGGRIPKGLLLVGSPGTGKTLLARAIAGEADVPFLSISGSDFVEMFVGVGASRVRDLFDQGKKHAPCIIFIDEIDAVGRHRGAGLGGGHDEREQTLNQLLVEMDGFESNEGVILVSATNRPDVLDPALLRPGRFDRQVVVPLPDIKGREMIFEVHTRKTPVADDVEFAVLARGTPGFSGADIENLVNEAVLRAARLDKDKVFMVDFEFAKDKVLMGTERKSMVISDAEKRITAYHESGHALVARMLPGTDPIHKVTIIPRGRALGLTQQLPIDEKHTYPRAFLLNSIAILLGGRAAEELVLKEFTTGSGNDIERATNLARKMVCEWGMSDAMGPLSYGKKEEQIFLGREFATHKDYSEETARKIDQEVNRIVMDGYENTRKLLLDHLDILHRLAAELLEKEVLNAVEIDGILTEYGVSIPGTGSTVAATA, from the coding sequence TTGAATCCCCTGCAGAAAAACATCGCCCTCTGGCTCATCATCAGCCTTGTCTTCGTGCTGCTGTACCACATGTTCAGCCAGCCCAAAGGCGGGCAGGAGACGCTGATCTATAGCCGCTTCATCGCCCAGGTGGACGCCGGCAATGTCTCCGAGGTGACCGTCCAGGGGGATAACATCACCGGCAAGTACAAGGACGGCAAGACGTCCTTCAAGACATTCGCGCCAAAGGATGAAAGCCTGATCCCCCGGCTCCAGGCAAAAGGCGTCCAGATCGCCGCGAAACCGGTGGAGGACTCTCCCTGGTACATGACGATCCTGATCTCCTGGTTTCCCATGATCCTCCTCATCGGCGTGTGGATCTTCTTCATGCGCCAGATGCAGAGCGGCGGTGGCAAGGCCATGGCCTTCGGCAAGAGCCGGGCGCGCCTGGTGACGGACAAGACGAAAAAGGTCACCTTCGCCGACGTGGCCGGCATCGACGAGGCGAAGGAAGAGCTCACGGAGGTGATCTCCTTCCTGAAGGATCCCAAGAAGTTCACCCGACTGGGCGGCCGGATCCCCAAGGGCCTGCTCCTGGTGGGCTCCCCGGGGACGGGCAAGACCCTGCTGGCAAGGGCCATCGCCGGGGAGGCCGACGTACCCTTCCTGAGCATCAGCGGCTCCGATTTCGTCGAGATGTTTGTCGGCGTCGGGGCCTCCCGGGTGCGGGACCTCTTCGACCAGGGGAAGAAGCACGCCCCCTGCATCATCTTCATCGACGAAATCGACGCCGTTGGGCGCCATCGCGGCGCCGGCCTCGGCGGCGGGCACGACGAGCGGGAGCAGACCCTCAATCAGCTCCTGGTCGAGATGGACGGATTCGAGTCCAACGAAGGAGTCATCCTGGTCTCCGCCACGAACCGGCCCGATGTCCTGGATCCGGCCCTGCTCCGGCCGGGGCGGTTCGACCGCCAGGTTGTGGTGCCGCTTCCCGATATCAAGGGGCGGGAGATGATCTTTGAGGTGCACACTCGAAAGACCCCTGTGGCCGACGACGTCGAATTCGCCGTCCTCGCCCGGGGAACCCCCGGTTTCTCCGGGGCGGACATCGAGAACCTGGTCAACGAAGCGGTTCTCCGGGCCGCCCGGCTGGACAAGGACAAGGTCTTCATGGTCGACTTCGAATTCGCCAAGGACAAGGTCCTGATGGGGACGGAGCGGAAATCCATGGTCATCAGCGACGCGGAGAAGCGCATCACGGCCTACCACGAATCGGGGCACGCCCTGGTGGCGAGGATGCTGCCGGGAACGGACCCGATCCACAAGGTGACCATCATCCCCCGCGGGAGGGCGCTCGGTCTCACCCAGCAGCTGCCCATCGACGAGAAGCACACCTATCCGCGGGCGTTTCTGCTCAACAGCATCGCCATCCTGCTGGGCGGGCGGGCCGCGGAAGAGCTCGTCCTCAAGGAGTTCACCACGGGCTCGGGGAACGACATCGAGCGGGCCACCAACCTGGCCCGGAAGATGGTCTGCGAGTGGGGCATGAGCGATGCCATGGGGCCGCTCAGCTACGGCAAGAAGGAGGAGCAGATCTTCCTGGGCCGGGAGTTCGCCACCCACAAGGATTACAGCGAAGAGACCGCCCGGAAGATCGACCAGGAAGTCAACCGGATCGTCATGGACGGTTACGAGAACACGCGGAAGCTGCTTCTGGACCACCTGGACATCCTGCACCGCCTTGCCGCAGAACTGCTGGAGAAGGAAGTCCTCAACGCGGTCGAGATCGACGGCATCCTGACAGAGTATGGTGTTTCCATCCCCGGAACCGGGAGCACGGTCGCGGCCACGGCCTGA
- the folP gene encoding dihydropteroate synthase: protein MRNPRILHCPTPADAREILRRTGCDPWGIEAMVHKMTGLAVLLEKLPCRDANILKQEMLSVGGDAAVARGTVACSLPSTDVVLMGTVKQLRRFAEKMGFQPFGLKTLADEIPALLERHFRDRHLLRAGKWEMTLGGRTLVMGILNVTPDSFSDGGRCLEPETAVARAWQLVEEGADLIDIGGESTRPGSEPVLLDEELRRVIPVVEALARQFPVPLSVDTTKAEVARRAVEAGAAVVNDVSAMTFDRDMAGVVAETGAAVSLMHIRGVPRDMQSAYVPYESVPGDMIAFLRERMEAAASAGVPEERILVDPGFGFGKSDRDNWRILRHLEEFRSLGRPVLVGVSRKASIGRATGDPPAERLEGTAAAVAAAILNGAAMVRVHDVKAMKKVAAVADAVRREGAGNETGDNP from the coding sequence ATGCGGAATCCCCGTATTCTCCATTGTCCGACGCCCGCAGACGCCCGGGAGATCCTCCGGCGCACGGGCTGCGATCCCTGGGGAATCGAAGCGATGGTGCACAAGATGACGGGGCTGGCCGTTCTCCTGGAAAAGCTGCCCTGCCGGGACGCCAACATCCTCAAGCAGGAGATGCTCTCCGTGGGGGGGGACGCGGCGGTGGCCCGGGGGACCGTCGCCTGCAGCCTGCCGTCCACGGACGTGGTCCTCATGGGGACCGTCAAGCAGCTCCGGCGGTTCGCCGAAAAAATGGGCTTCCAGCCTTTTGGCCTGAAAACGCTGGCGGACGAGATCCCGGCGCTCCTGGAGAGGCACTTCCGGGACCGTCACCTCCTCCGGGCCGGGAAATGGGAGATGACGCTGGGAGGGCGGACCCTCGTCATGGGGATCCTGAACGTCACCCCCGACTCCTTTTCCGACGGCGGGCGCTGCCTGGAGCCGGAGACGGCCGTGGCCCGGGCGTGGCAGCTGGTCGAGGAGGGTGCCGACCTGATCGACATCGGGGGGGAATCGACCCGGCCGGGATCGGAACCCGTTCTTCTGGATGAGGAACTCCGGCGGGTGATTCCCGTCGTCGAGGCCCTGGCGCGGCAGTTCCCCGTACCGCTGTCGGTGGATACGACAAAGGCGGAAGTGGCCCGGCGGGCCGTCGAGGCCGGTGCGGCCGTGGTCAACGACGTCAGCGCCATGACCTTTGACCGGGACATGGCCGGGGTCGTGGCGGAGACCGGTGCGGCGGTGTCGCTGATGCACATCCGCGGCGTTCCGAGGGACATGCAGTCGGCCTACGTACCCTATGAGTCCGTGCCGGGAGACATGATCGCATTTCTCCGTGAGCGGATGGAGGCGGCCGCCTCGGCCGGCGTCCCGGAGGAGCGGATCCTGGTGGACCCGGGGTTCGGTTTCGGCAAGAGCGATCGCGACAACTGGCGGATTCTCCGCCACCTGGAGGAATTCCGGTCCCTCGGCAGGCCCGTTCTGGTGGGAGTGTCCCGGAAGGCCTCCATCGGCCGGGCGACGGGAGACCCCCCGGCGGAGCGGCTGGAAGGGACCGCCGCCGCCGTCGCGGCGGCCATTCTGAACGGAGCCGCCATGGTCCGGGTCCATGACGTGAAGGCCATGAAGAAAGTCGCCGCCGTCGCCGACGCGGTCCGCCGGGAAGGCGCCGGGAACGAAACGGGAGATAATCCGTGA
- the acpS gene encoding holo-ACP synthase, whose translation MIAGMGIDLVEVRRIDRLLEKWGDRFTGRFFAPGEVAYCGRKARPAIHYAARFAAKESFLKSLGIGLGMGVHLRDIEVSRDRRGKPALVLHGQAASMLAERGVRAVHLSLTHTAEHAAAAVILEGGAKRKTERKQYVRK comes from the coding sequence GTGATCGCCGGCATGGGCATCGACCTGGTGGAGGTCCGGCGGATCGACCGGCTCCTCGAGAAATGGGGGGACCGTTTCACGGGCCGGTTCTTTGCCCCCGGGGAGGTCGCCTACTGCGGCCGCAAGGCCCGCCCGGCCATCCACTACGCCGCTCGCTTCGCCGCCAAGGAGTCCTTCCTGAAGAGCCTGGGGATCGGTCTGGGGATGGGGGTGCACCTGCGGGACATCGAGGTATCCAGGGACCGGCGGGGGAAGCCGGCCCTGGTGCTGCACGGACAAGCCGCTTCCATGCTGGCGGAGCGGGGCGTCCGGGCCGTCCATCTGAGCCTGACCCATACGGCGGAGCATGCGGCGGCCGCGGTGATCCTGGAAGGGGGAGCAAAACGGAAGACGGAGCGAAAACAATATGTCCGGAAGTGA
- the tsaE gene encoding tRNA (adenosine(37)-N6)-threonylcarbamoyltransferase complex ATPase subunit type 1 TsaE: MSGSDRLILETKNADVTRALGRLLGTVLKAGDVVALTGELGAGKTCLTQGIAEGLGISGEYRITSPTFTLVNEYPGRLTLYHVDVYRLAGQADLYDLGFDEFSEGRGVVVIEWAEKIRESVPEGALWIFLSYVDDATRRIEIAAPEEIPCKNDLVELCNRTP, encoded by the coding sequence ATGTCCGGAAGTGACAGGCTGATCCTCGAAACGAAAAACGCAGACGTGACCCGTGCCCTGGGACGGCTGCTCGGCACGGTCCTGAAGGCCGGCGACGTCGTGGCCCTTACGGGGGAACTGGGAGCGGGCAAGACCTGCCTGACCCAGGGGATCGCCGAAGGACTGGGCATCTCCGGGGAATATCGCATTACCAGCCCCACGTTCACGCTGGTAAACGAATATCCGGGGCGCCTGACCCTGTATCACGTCGATGTCTATCGCCTGGCCGGTCAGGCGGACCTGTACGATCTCGGCTTCGACGAGTTTTCCGAGGGACGGGGGGTCGTCGTCATCGAGTGGGCCGAGAAAATCCGCGAATCCGTCCCCGAGGGAGCGCTCTGGATTTTCCTCTCCTATGTGGACGATGCGACGCGGCGGATCGAGATCGCCGCGCCAGAGGAAATCCCTTGCAAAAATGACCTTGTTGAACTATGTAACCGCACCCCCTGA
- a CDS encoding aspartate kinase, whose product MGLIVHKYGGTSVADLEKIENVARKVIRTKETGNEVVVVLSAMAGETDRLIALAQKAADEPDPREYDSLISTGEQVTVTLLAMVLNRMGYRAKSFLGTQVKVHTDQAFKKARIMEIDRKALKDELKKGTICVVAGFQGVDSEGNITTLGRGGSDTSAVALAAALGADFCDIYTDVDGVYTTDPNICPQAKRLSKISYDEMLEMARAGAKVLQPRSVEMAKKYNVPVYVKSTFTDEGGTLVTKEDKDMEKEVVSGVTYDRDQAKFTVVRVPDRPGVAARLFTPLADNNIVVDMIIQNASIEGFTDLSFTVSRKEVKTARELIEKAARDVGSERVEVDENVSKVSIVGVGMISHSGVAARMFATLAKEGINIEMISTSEIKISCVMHAKYTELAVMALHEAFQLEQRS is encoded by the coding sequence ATGGGGCTGATCGTTCATAAATACGGCGGCACATCGGTGGCCGACCTGGAAAAAATCGAAAACGTAGCCCGGAAAGTAATCCGGACAAAAGAGACGGGGAATGAGGTGGTTGTGGTCCTCTCCGCCATGGCCGGGGAAACGGACCGCCTGATCGCCCTCGCCCAGAAGGCGGCGGACGAACCGGATCCGCGGGAATACGACTCCCTGATCTCCACGGGCGAGCAGGTCACGGTGACGCTCCTGGCGATGGTGCTGAACCGCATGGGATACCGCGCCAAATCGTTCCTGGGGACGCAGGTGAAGGTCCACACGGACCAGGCCTTCAAAAAGGCCCGGATCATGGAGATCGACCGGAAGGCGCTCAAGGACGAGCTGAAGAAGGGGACGATCTGCGTCGTCGCCGGTTTTCAGGGTGTCGATTCCGAGGGAAACATCACGACCCTCGGGCGGGGCGGCTCGGACACGAGCGCCGTGGCCCTGGCGGCCGCTCTCGGAGCCGATTTCTGCGACATCTACACGGACGTGGACGGCGTCTATACGACCGATCCGAACATCTGCCCCCAGGCCAAGCGCCTCAGCAAAATCTCCTATGACGAAATGCTGGAAATGGCCCGGGCGGGCGCCAAGGTGCTTCAGCCCCGGTCGGTGGAGATGGCGAAGAAGTACAATGTGCCCGTCTATGTAAAATCGACGTTCACGGACGAAGGGGGAACCCTGGTGACGAAGGAGGACAAGGACATGGAAAAGGAAGTGGTCTCCGGGGTTACGTACGACCGGGATCAGGCGAAGTTCACCGTGGTCCGCGTGCCCGATCGGCCCGGCGTTGCGGCCCGGCTGTTCACACCCCTGGCGGATAACAATATCGTGGTGGACATGATCATTCAGAACGCCAGTATCGAGGGCTTTACGGACCTGAGTTTCACCGTCTCCCGCAAGGAAGTGAAGACGGCCCGGGAACTCATCGAGAAGGCCGCCCGGGATGTCGGGTCGGAGCGGGTGGAAGTGGACGAGAACGTCTCGAAGGTCTCCATCGTCGGGGTCGGCATGATCAGCCATTCCGGTGTCGCCGCCAGGATGTTCGCCACCCTCGCCAAGGAAGGCATCAACATCGAGATGATCAGCACGTCGGAGATCAAGATCTCCTGCGTGATGCACGCGAAATACACGGAATTGGCCGTGATGGCGTTGCATGAGGCCTTCCAATTGGAGCAGCGCTCCTAG
- a CDS encoding helix-hairpin-helix domain-containing protein, translating to MRVLRMLRKILDIPLTESQREGSAALFLLAVAVLLVSRFMSPEPAPRAVLSGDERSGSVVAVVDGADGAAGVYFLPEGATRGDFGKRAGIPADAWRDGTNPDRALASGTVILWKGRASGEAPHFVSLDAPRRLALGLPVDVNRSTGEELALVPGIGPRTAEAILRFREQRGRIHRLEELKSIRGIKEKRLRKLRPYLAVLPEGRL from the coding sequence ATGCGTGTCTTGCGTATGCTCCGGAAAATTCTGGATATCCCGCTGACGGAAAGCCAGCGCGAAGGCTCGGCGGCGCTGTTCCTGCTGGCCGTGGCGGTCCTTCTCGTTTCCCGTTTTATGTCGCCCGAGCCCGCTCCCCGGGCAGTGCTCTCCGGAGACGAGCGCTCCGGTTCCGTCGTGGCGGTCGTCGACGGCGCTGATGGCGCGGCGGGGGTGTATTTCCTGCCGGAAGGAGCCACCCGTGGGGACTTCGGGAAGCGGGCCGGCATTCCGGCGGATGCGTGGCGGGACGGGACGAATCCGGACCGGGCGCTTGCATCCGGAACGGTCATCCTGTGGAAAGGCCGTGCTTCCGGCGAGGCGCCGCATTTTGTTTCCCTGGACGCTCCGCGGCGTCTGGCCCTGGGGCTGCCTGTCGACGTGAACCGCTCGACCGGGGAGGAGTTGGCGCTGGTTCCGGGCATCGGACCGCGGACGGCGGAGGCGATTCTCCGCTTTCGGGAGCAGCGGGGAAGAATCCATCGCCTGGAGGAGTTGAAATCGATCCGGGGAATCAAGGAGAAGCGGCTGCGGAAACTGCGGCCTTATCTGGCGGTTCTGCCGGAGGGGCGTTTGTAA
- a CDS encoding lytic transglycosylase domain-containing protein — translation MVLALLLILPALPGDVAADIYKYVDETGIIHLTNVPTDTNKKYTLIMREPRVLFNRKIARDITKYDPIITQSARKHGMDPALIKAVIKAESNFNHQAVSPKGARGLMQLMPATASSLQVDDSFHPQKNIDGGVRYLRYLIQLFNGDLRLALAAYNAGEKAVQRYGGIPPYRETQQYVQRVLSYLDTYRK, via the coding sequence TTGCCCTGCTCCTTATTCTACCTGCCCTGCCGGGCGACGTCGCGGCGGACATCTACAAATACGTGGACGAGACCGGGATTATTCACCTCACGAACGTTCCCACCGACACAAACAAAAAATATACGCTGATCATGAGAGAGCCGCGGGTTCTCTTCAACCGCAAAATCGCGCGGGACATCACCAAGTACGACCCGATCATCACCCAGTCGGCCCGGAAGCACGGGATGGACCCGGCACTGATCAAGGCGGTCATCAAAGCCGAGTCGAATTTCAACCACCAGGCCGTTTCTCCGAAGGGAGCCCGGGGCCTCATGCAGCTCATGCCAGCCACGGCCTCATCGCTTCAGGTCGACGATTCCTTCCACCCGCAAAAGAACATCGACGGCGGAGTCCGCTATCTCCGCTACCTGATCCAGCTCTTCAACGGCGATCTCCGGCTGGCCCTGGCGGCCTACAACGCCGGCGAGAAAGCCGTCCAGCGCTACGGCGGCATTCCCCCCTACCGGGAGACCCAGCAGTACGTGCAGCGGGTCCTTTCCTACCTGGACACTTACCGCAAATAA